One genomic segment of Gemmatimonadota bacterium includes these proteins:
- a CDS encoding phosphatidylserine decarboxylase has product MVRDGWVMVIPLAALAAVSVVIGYLAPGAIWIILAGVFCGLALFVAFFFRDPARQVPPGDGLVISGGDGKVVTVENIEHDAFIGGPATQISVFLSIVDVHVNRIPITGVVRLRRRIEGKFKLAFKDEASGDNAQMVLGIEGEKGRVLIKQIVGFVARRIVCNVNEGDEVCIGDRFGLIRFGSRIDVIVPADAEIRVKNGDRVRGGETILGVLQ; this is encoded by the coding sequence TACGTGACGGTTGGGTCATGGTCATCCCCCTGGCTGCGCTTGCGGCCGTCAGTGTGGTGATCGGCTACCTGGCCCCCGGTGCGATCTGGATCATACTGGCGGGGGTGTTCTGCGGTCTGGCCCTGTTCGTTGCGTTCTTCTTCCGTGACCCGGCCAGGCAGGTGCCGCCGGGCGACGGACTGGTGATCTCCGGCGGCGACGGCAAGGTCGTGACCGTCGAGAATATTGAGCACGACGCCTTCATCGGCGGACCGGCCACGCAGATCAGCGTGTTCCTGTCCATCGTGGACGTGCACGTCAACCGGATTCCCATCACCGGCGTGGTCAGATTGCGCCGGCGGATCGAAGGGAAGTTCAAACTCGCCTTCAAGGACGAGGCCTCGGGCGACAACGCCCAGATGGTCCTGGGCATCGAAGGGGAAAAGGGCCGCGTCCTGATCAAGCAGATCGTCGGTTTCGTGGCCCGGCGGATCGTCTGCAACGTCAACGAAGGCGACGAGGTGTGTATAGGCGACCGGTTCGGCCTGATACGCTTCGGATCGAGGATAGACGTCATCGTGCCGGCCGACGCTGAAATCCGGGTTAAGAACGGAGACCGGGTCCGGGGCGGTGAAACGATACTGGGAGTACTTCAATGA
- the pssA gene encoding CDP-diacylglycerol--serine O-phosphatidyltransferase: protein MKNWVRVALPNVFTLGSIFCGVSAIFYCIDGFNALTGDPGRAPWLIIAAALLDSIDGKVARYSQGATRFGIELDSLADVISFGVAPMVLVYTLKPFGEITWVLCLLFLMCGAIRLARYNVMTLRRVERINQEKDNFMGLPIPVAAIAVASYVIFCWDRWEELHLEGPFMGFMLVLSILMISPLSYRTLPSLAFKSKWSILKLIAIAVALVALVWNPQLTIFPIVLLYILSGIAAWGVHMVRHDEDMALSVEE, encoded by the coding sequence ATGAAAAACTGGGTGCGCGTCGCGTTACCGAACGTGTTCACGCTGGGCAGCATCTTCTGCGGGGTTTCCGCCATCTTCTACTGTATCGACGGGTTCAACGCCCTGACCGGCGACCCCGGCCGCGCGCCATGGCTCATCATAGCCGCCGCCCTTCTGGACAGCATCGACGGCAAGGTCGCGCGCTACAGCCAGGGGGCGACCCGGTTCGGCATCGAACTGGATTCCCTGGCGGACGTGATCTCCTTCGGGGTCGCGCCCATGGTCCTCGTGTATACGCTGAAACCTTTCGGCGAGATCACCTGGGTGCTCTGCCTGCTCTTCCTGATGTGCGGCGCCATTCGCCTGGCCCGGTACAACGTGATGACGCTGCGCCGCGTCGAGCGGATCAACCAGGAGAAGGACAACTTCATGGGCCTGCCGATTCCCGTGGCGGCTATCGCCGTGGCGTCCTACGTCATCTTCTGCTGGGATCGGTGGGAGGAACTGCACCTGGAAGGCCCGTTCATGGGGTTCATGCTCGTGCTGTCCATTCTCATGATCAGCCCCCTGTCCTACCGCACCCTGCCTTCCCTCGCCTTCAAGAGCAAGTGGTCCATCCTGAAGCTGATCGCCATTGCCGTGGCCCTGGTGGCCCTGGTCTGGAATCCGCAGCTCACGATCTTCCCCATCGTGCTGCTGTACATCCTCTCCGGCATCGCGGCCTGGGGCGTCCACATGGTCCGTCACGACGAGGACATGGCGTTGTCCGTGGAAGAGTAA
- a CDS encoding DUF4321 domain-containing protein produces MAQRKGMGLLVFYILVGAIVGGVVGELIGLLFGHFMPGSMVEKFFLEAFVYTFPPATLPLVILSLTFGFTVKVNVISLLGIGFATYYYRWY; encoded by the coding sequence ATGGCACAACGTAAAGGGATGGGCCTGCTGGTGTTCTACATCCTGGTAGGCGCCATCGTCGGCGGAGTGGTCGGTGAGTTGATCGGACTGCTGTTCGGACACTTCATGCCCGGCAGCATGGTGGAGAAGTTTTTCCTGGAAGCCTTCGTCTACACCTTCCCGCCCGCCACGCTGCCGCTCGTCATCCTCTCCCTCACCTTCGGCTTCACGGTCAAGGTGAACGTCATCAGCCTCCTCGGGATCGGTTTCGCCACCTATTACTATCGCTGGTACTAG
- a CDS encoding VCBS repeat-containing protein codes for MTKPFSSGIHPFRSILPSTHKHQRRPYRRLELRSIVGLVRLPIVLAVALFLTGGYVLAGQADTAAQPAGYTFDRHEIDIGPAVRQAVLAGFLLGGEMADLAVVKIGEDGDRRLRIYSFEQKSDKGGPGMVEARTSPPAKGTWSLRMDTRLRPGVTFVDVARIDGRDRLITGEPGRINVWNPGSDTENELVSIANTTAIAAVTPAATGFQSPREGEVPHVDVTRDVNGDGRIDLVVPGDNGFHVFIQMEGGAFADPVVTGPPPNLDPILGADGYRFDPWSVSRIHELDCDGDGRVDLVSWNGNHFEAHVQDEQGLYDPEPLIFTTDVSFDTDDVTSLAEGEMTGRALHSFGDLNSDGIADMVAYVLEGARIKDRRSAYEVYFGARGVDGTGESDGALGTGGDGSDARGSDTRGPGSLIQFASSPDVSIQTENQVQLAMERRDLDGDGEGDLVVTSIENKYLEGSLFKRIKGFMGDDVWLNLAFYHVRDGRIPDRATVTRRIQLDGAPSPREPGWVPLEVVLQGGKHAQRRDREQYLRAFNKNLFIGDVTGNGRTDLLIEWTHRELHIYEGVPAPGLFADEPQKVAIELPNDEEFAWMTDLNRDGRQDIVLHHPFTNRDAHGAPMELPGTESHRVTLLIAR; via the coding sequence ATGACGAAACCATTTTCCAGCGGCATCCATCCATTCCGCAGTATTCTACCCTCGACACACAAGCACCAACGGCGGCCATACAGGCGGCTAGAGCTGCGTTCGATCGTGGGGCTCGTCCGGCTGCCGATCGTGTTGGCGGTCGCGTTGTTTCTCACGGGCGGCTATGTTCTCGCCGGCCAGGCAGACACCGCCGCGCAACCCGCCGGTTACACTTTCGACCGCCACGAGATCGACATCGGTCCGGCGGTCCGGCAGGCGGTGCTGGCGGGATTCCTGCTGGGTGGTGAAATGGCGGATCTAGCCGTGGTGAAGATTGGCGAAGACGGCGATCGACGCCTGCGTATCTATTCATTCGAACAAAAATCCGATAAAGGTGGACCGGGGATGGTTGAAGCGCGCACGTCGCCCCCGGCAAAGGGAACCTGGTCACTGCGGATGGATACGCGGCTGCGTCCCGGTGTGACCTTCGTAGACGTGGCCCGCATTGATGGCCGAGATCGCCTGATTACTGGCGAACCCGGGCGGATCAACGTGTGGAATCCCGGTTCGGACACGGAGAATGAACTCGTGTCCATCGCGAATACCACGGCCATCGCGGCTGTAACGCCCGCCGCGACCGGTTTCCAATCACCTCGCGAGGGTGAGGTGCCGCACGTAGACGTCACCCGGGACGTGAACGGCGACGGCCGGATCGACCTGGTCGTTCCCGGCGACAATGGATTCCATGTTTTCATCCAGATGGAAGGCGGCGCTTTCGCCGATCCGGTTGTAACCGGTCCTCCACCCAACCTGGACCCGATTCTCGGTGCCGACGGTTATCGATTCGACCCCTGGAGCGTGAGCCGGATCCACGAATTAGACTGTGACGGCGACGGCCGCGTCGACCTGGTGTCATGGAACGGAAACCACTTCGAAGCGCATGTACAGGACGAACAGGGCCTCTACGACCCCGAACCATTGATTTTCACCACCGACGTGTCTTTCGATACCGATGATGTTACCTCGCTTGCCGAGGGGGAAATGACGGGCCGCGCGCTTCACTCGTTCGGCGACCTGAACAGCGACGGCATCGCCGACATGGTGGCCTACGTCCTCGAGGGAGCACGGATCAAGGACAGACGATCCGCTTACGAAGTGTATTTTGGGGCGCGCGGAGTTGATGGCACGGGTGAATCCGATGGCGCGCTCGGAACTGGTGGCGACGGTTCCGACGCTCGCGGGTCCGATACTCGTGGGCCAGGCAGCCTCATCCAATTCGCGTCGAGTCCGGATGTATCGATTCAGACCGAAAACCAGGTCCAACTTGCCATGGAGCGCCGCGATCTTGATGGGGACGGCGAAGGCGACCTTGTCGTCACCTCGATCGAGAACAAGTATCTCGAAGGCAGCCTTTTCAAGCGGATCAAGGGCTTCATGGGCGATGACGTCTGGTTGAATCTCGCTTTCTACCACGTGCGCGACGGCCGCATCCCGGACCGCGCTACAGTCACGCGTCGCATCCAACTGGACGGCGCCCCGAGTCCGCGGGAGCCGGGTTGGGTTCCACTGGAAGTCGTGCTCCAGGGCGGAAAACACGCACAGCGAAGGGACCGCGAACAGTACTTGCGCGCGTTCAACAAGAACCTGTTCATTGGGGACGTGACGGGAAACGGCCGTACCGACCTGCTGATCGAGTGGACCCACCGGGAACTGCATATCTACGAGGGCGTGCCTGCCCCTGGACTGTTTGCGGACGAGCCACAGAAGGTGGCGATCGAACTGCCCAATGACGAGGAATTCGCGTGGATGACCGACCTCAACCGGGACGGCCGTCAGGACATCGTATTGCACCATCCGTTTACGAACCGGGACGCGCACGGGGCGCCTATGGAACTGCCGGGTACGGAGTCTCACCGTGTGACCCTGTTGATCGCGCGGTAA
- the gatA gene encoding Asp-tRNA(Asn)/Glu-tRNA(Gln) amidotransferase subunit GatA: MANLNDLAAHELAPRIKSGEVTAEEVAREVLRLIEEKDPAINAYLAVDPDSVIKDAQEVDRCIATGETTGPLAGVPIAIKDAICTKGLETTCASRILEGFVPPYDATVIARLRAADAVIVGKTNMDQFGMGSSNENSGFDVCRNPVDTSRVPGGSSGGSAAALAAGTAVLALGEDTGGSIRQPAAFCGIVGLKPTYGRVSRFGIIAYGSSFDQVGPMARNVEDCARLLGVIAGHDPMDTTSASEAVPDYAADLKRGIEGVRIGVPEEYLAEGLDPSVKESVSGAIERMESLGARVESVHLPHTEYAVAAYYILVTAEASSNLARYDGVKYGYRGEDGAAPAVDAPAGGSGGALAPEDRLDDMYGSTRSGGFGLEVKRRIMLGTYVLSAGYYDAYYDKAQRVRTLIKGDFDQAFEKVDLLVAPTTPTTAFRIGEKIDDPLQMYLSDVYTVPINLAGVPAISLPCGTDPDGMPIGLQIIGPHFGEERILRAAYAFEEATRT, from the coding sequence GTGGCAAACTTAAACGATCTGGCGGCCCACGAACTGGCGCCACGAATCAAGTCCGGCGAGGTCACCGCGGAAGAGGTGGCCAGGGAAGTCCTGCGCCTTATCGAAGAGAAAGACCCCGCCATCAACGCCTATCTCGCGGTCGACCCGGATTCGGTGATTAAAGACGCGCAGGAAGTGGACCGCTGTATCGCCACCGGCGAAACGACCGGACCGCTGGCTGGCGTGCCCATCGCGATCAAGGACGCCATCTGCACGAAGGGCCTGGAAACCACCTGCGCTTCCCGGATCCTCGAGGGATTCGTGCCGCCCTACGACGCCACCGTCATCGCCCGGCTGCGCGCGGCGGACGCCGTGATCGTCGGCAAGACCAACATGGACCAGTTCGGCATGGGGTCCTCCAACGAGAACTCCGGATTCGACGTCTGCCGGAACCCCGTGGACACCTCTCGCGTACCGGGCGGCTCGAGCGGAGGTTCCGCCGCGGCCCTGGCGGCGGGCACGGCCGTCCTGGCCCTGGGAGAGGACACGGGCGGTTCGATCCGCCAGCCCGCGGCCTTCTGCGGTATCGTGGGACTCAAGCCCACCTACGGACGGGTCTCCCGCTTCGGCATCATCGCCTACGGATCCTCCTTCGACCAGGTTGGTCCCATGGCCCGGAACGTGGAAGACTGCGCGCGGCTACTGGGCGTCATCGCAGGCCACGACCCCATGGACACCACGTCGGCATCGGAAGCGGTGCCGGATTACGCGGCTGACCTGAAGCGCGGCATCGAAGGGGTGCGCATCGGCGTTCCCGAAGAATACCTGGCCGAGGGCCTCGACCCGTCCGTGAAGGAAAGCGTAAGCGGGGCGATCGAACGCATGGAATCCCTCGGTGCCCGCGTGGAAAGCGTCCACCTGCCCCACACAGAATACGCCGTGGCCGCGTACTATATCCTGGTCACCGCGGAAGCCTCTTCCAACCTGGCTCGATATGACGGGGTGAAGTACGGGTACCGGGGTGAGGATGGCGCCGCGCCTGCCGTTGATGCGCCGGCCGGAGGATCAGGTGGTGCGCTCGCGCCCGAAGACCGGCTGGACGACATGTACGGATCGACCCGCAGCGGGGGGTTCGGCCTGGAGGTGAAACGCCGGATCATGCTCGGTACCTACGTGCTCAGCGCCGGCTACTACGACGCCTACTACGACAAGGCCCAGCGCGTGCGCACGCTCATCAAGGGCGACTTCGACCAGGCCTTCGAAAAGGTCGATCTCCTGGTGGCGCCCACGACGCCCACCACCGCCTTCCGTATCGGCGAGAAGATCGACGATCCGCTGCAGATGTACCTGTCCGACGTATATACCGTGCCCATCAACCTCGCCGGCGTGCCGGCCATCTCCCTGCCCTGCGGTACGGATCCCGACGGCATGCCCATCGGACTGCAGATCATCGGCCCCCATTTCGGCGAGGAGCGGATTTTGCGAGCAGCCTACGCCTTCGAGGAGGCGACGCGGACATGA
- the gatB gene encoding Asp-tRNA(Asn)/Glu-tRNA(Gln) amidotransferase subunit GatB gives MNYESVIGLEVHAQLLTNSKIFCGCPVAFGGEPNTRVCPICLGMPGVLPVLNRRAVEYTIRMALAVDGHVAETSAFARKNYFYPDLPKGYQISQYDRAGEPISLAGGIEIEGEDGPRFVRLRRIHLEEEAGKSIHNEPGYDPDLSYIDFNRTGVPLMEIVSEPDIRSPREASAYLARLRQILQYIGVCDGNMDEGSLRCDANVSIRKPGDPLGELVEIKNMNSMRSMERALEFEIARQSELLDDGGTVVRQTRLWNEEKRETFPMRSKEEAHDYRYFPDPDLVTVEIAHSWVDEIGEDLPELPDVRMQRFVDEYGLPQDMSRQLTENRARADFFEACVSHATDEARTVSNWMLSELLRVQHENHMDQGTLEARIPPDHLAQLLGQIKEGKISGKIGKDVLDIMAETGKAPAKVIEEQGLVQISDTGELEGVVDGILAEHPDDVAEYRAGKTKLLGFFMGQVMRATQGKANPKMVNELLQKKLAEG, from the coding sequence ATGAACTACGAATCCGTGATCGGGCTGGAAGTGCACGCCCAGCTCCTGACCAACTCGAAGATCTTCTGCGGATGCCCCGTGGCCTTCGGCGGTGAGCCGAATACCCGCGTCTGCCCCATCTGTCTCGGCATGCCCGGCGTCCTGCCCGTCCTGAACCGCCGCGCCGTCGAATACACGATCCGCATGGCGTTGGCGGTGGATGGGCACGTAGCCGAAACCAGCGCCTTCGCCCGCAAGAACTACTTCTACCCCGACCTGCCCAAGGGCTACCAGATCTCGCAGTACGACCGGGCAGGCGAGCCCATTTCCCTGGCCGGCGGCATCGAGATCGAGGGCGAAGACGGCCCCCGGTTCGTCCGGCTCCGGCGGATCCACCTGGAGGAGGAAGCCGGCAAATCCATCCACAACGAACCCGGGTACGATCCCGACCTGAGCTATATCGATTTCAATAGGACGGGCGTGCCCCTAATGGAGATCGTCAGCGAACCGGACATCCGCAGCCCCCGCGAAGCCTCGGCCTACCTCGCCCGGCTGCGGCAGATCCTGCAGTACATCGGCGTCTGCGACGGCAACATGGATGAAGGCAGCCTGCGCTGCGACGCCAATGTGTCTATCCGCAAGCCCGGCGATCCCCTGGGCGAACTCGTCGAGATCAAGAACATGAACTCCATGCGGTCCATGGAAAGGGCGCTCGAGTTCGAAATCGCCAGACAGTCCGAGTTGCTCGATGACGGCGGCACCGTCGTGCGCCAGACCCGATTGTGGAACGAGGAGAAACGGGAGACCTTCCCCATGCGGTCGAAGGAGGAAGCTCACGACTATCGGTACTTTCCCGACCCCGACCTCGTCACCGTCGAGATCGCCCATTCCTGGGTGGACGAGATCGGCGAGGACCTGCCCGAACTCCCCGACGTGCGCATGCAACGCTTCGTCGATGAATACGGACTGCCGCAGGACATGTCGCGGCAACTGACGGAGAACCGGGCCCGGGCCGACTTCTTCGAGGCATGCGTCTCCCATGCGACCGACGAAGCGCGCACCGTCAGCAACTGGATGCTCAGTGAACTCCTGCGCGTCCAGCACGAGAATCACATGGACCAGGGAACCCTCGAAGCCCGTATTCCGCCCGATCACCTGGCCCAGCTCCTCGGACAGATCAAGGAAGGCAAGATCAGCGGCAAGATCGGCAAGGACGTCCTCGACATCATGGCCGAAACCGGCAAGGCACCGGCCAAGGTCATCGAGGAACAGGGCCTCGTGCAGATCTCGGATACTGGCGAACTCGAAGGCGTCGTCGACGGCATCCTCGCCGAACATCCCGACGACGTGGCCGAATACCGGGCCGGCAAGACCAAGCTCCTCGGCTTCTTCATGGGCCAGGTCATGCGCGCGACCCAGGGCAAGGCGAATCCGAAGATGGTGAACGAGTTGCTCCAGAAAAAGCTGGCGGAAGGTTGA
- a CDS encoding gamma-glutamylcyclotransferase, with protein MPLCYFAYGSNMLTKRLQKRCPGAVSKERAYADDWIVKFSKPSKDCSGKATLSPKNGCQTPGMLFEIPDSEVCRLDKYEGVGYGYERCNTFCVRLAESGKMVPVATYLATFTKPDLKPYDWYLALVIAGAREHIPDEDHLVMLRHVTYMRDPRCDREERSKAKKVLAEAGYTDYRCLLNRDLCESATWAV; from the coding sequence ATGCCGTTATGTTACTTTGCTTATGGCTCGAACATGCTGACCAAGCGCCTGCAAAAACGCTGTCCGGGGGCGGTTTCGAAGGAGCGTGCCTACGCCGACGACTGGATCGTTAAATTCAGTAAGCCCAGTAAAGATTGTTCCGGAAAAGCGACGCTTAGTCCGAAGAATGGTTGCCAAACTCCCGGCATGCTGTTTGAGATCCCGGATTCGGAGGTTTGCCGCCTCGACAAGTATGAAGGGGTTGGGTATGGCTACGAACGTTGCAACACGTTTTGCGTTCGCCTGGCTGAAAGCGGCAAAATGGTCCCAGTGGCGACCTACCTGGCCACGTTTACCAAACCTGATCTCAAGCCCTACGACTGGTATCTTGCTCTCGTGATTGCAGGCGCGCGGGAGCACATTCCAGACGAGGACCATCTCGTGATGCTGCGCCACGTAACTTACATGCGCGATCCCCGTTGTGACCGAGAAGAACGGAGCAAAGCAAAGAAGGTTCTGGCCGAGGCTGGTTACACTGACTATAGGTGTCTCCTGAATCGTGACTTATGCGAGTCAGCAACGTGGGCGGTCTGA
- a CDS encoding phytanoyl-CoA dioxygenase family protein: MSPEQAIEKRQQLMRDGFCVVDDILGSTFLQELRIETERMMEDWVPPPDVRYQGQHVTAQGTENPTIQKLLDWPATRHALEQMGLGDFASTGGVILLTKDPGEPALYWHQDWMQWNDPMSCSPWPQIIFVSYYLSDTSRENGCLKIIPGTHLKRIPLHDQLVPAHEQGARFIAEDHPTMFGDHPDQIEVCVKAGDLVLADARVLHSAHRNLTDERRTLVLAWHRRPDTVPAYWTDPVPAIIAERDLEAEYPGSRIPGELLR, from the coding sequence ATGTCCCCCGAACAAGCTATTGAAAAGCGCCAACAGCTAATGCGCGACGGATTCTGCGTGGTCGACGATATCCTCGGCAGTACTTTCCTTCAGGAGTTGCGCATCGAAACCGAGCGCATGATGGAAGACTGGGTACCGCCACCGGATGTCAGGTACCAGGGCCAGCACGTCACCGCGCAAGGGACCGAGAACCCGACCATTCAGAAGCTGCTCGACTGGCCCGCCACACGGCACGCCCTTGAACAGATGGGTCTGGGCGACTTTGCCAGCACCGGTGGTGTCATCCTCCTCACCAAGGATCCCGGAGAACCGGCACTGTACTGGCACCAGGACTGGATGCAGTGGAACGATCCGATGAGCTGCTCACCCTGGCCGCAGATCATCTTCGTTTCGTATTACCTGAGCGATACATCGCGTGAGAATGGATGCCTCAAGATCATTCCCGGCACCCACCTCAAGCGCATCCCGCTGCACGACCAACTGGTGCCGGCTCATGAACAGGGCGCCCGCTTCATTGCCGAAGACCATCCCACCATGTTCGGCGACCACCCCGACCAGATCGAGGTCTGCGTCAAGGCCGGCGACCTGGTACTGGCCGATGCCCGTGTGCTGCACTCGGCACATCGGAACCTGACCGACGAGCGCCGCACCCTGGTACTGGCCTGGCACCGGCGACCCGACACCGTACCGGCCTATTGGACGGATCCGGTGCCGGCCATCATCGCCGAGCGCGACCTCGAGGCGGAATATCCGGGGTCCAGGATTCCGGGTGAGCTTTTGCGGTAG
- a CDS encoding ATP-binding protein, translating into MTISRIFKPPNRSFFLLGPRGVGKSTYLRSAFPYAHVIDLLSEATYHRLLANPGLLAAELRTVPEDRWVILDEIQRLPSLLNEVHRFIEERKLRFVLCGSSARKLKRAGVNLLAGRALRRAMHPFVPEELGQRFDLEDALRNGLLPIVWDSEDRSETLSAYTQMYLREEIQSEALVRNLPGFARFLPVAALFHGQVLNANNIAREAQVTRPTVNSYLDILEETLLCFRLPAFEAKLRVRERKLPKWFWCDPGIVRTMKHQKGPAAPEERGVLFEGLVAQLIRSYKDYHDLCDEWYYWATAIQNRTEVDFLLERGGAFVAIEVKSGSSFSRSWCTGLRAVADLVGLCRRIIVYPEGPELRTEDGIEVLPFSVFSNMLADDDLWP; encoded by the coding sequence ATGACAATCTCCAGGATATTCAAACCGCCTAACAGAAGCTTCTTTCTTCTCGGACCGAGAGGTGTGGGCAAGAGCACTTATCTGCGGAGTGCATTCCCCTATGCCCATGTTATCGATTTGCTTTCGGAAGCTACCTATCACCGCCTGCTGGCGAATCCAGGACTCCTGGCCGCGGAGCTGCGCACCGTACCGGAAGATCGTTGGGTCATATTGGACGAAATACAGCGACTACCTTCCTTGCTGAACGAAGTGCATCGTTTCATTGAGGAGCGTAAGCTGCGGTTCGTCCTGTGCGGATCTAGCGCCAGGAAACTCAAGCGAGCCGGCGTGAATCTGCTGGCAGGTAGGGCATTGCGCCGCGCGATGCATCCTTTCGTACCGGAGGAACTGGGGCAACGTTTCGACCTCGAGGACGCACTGCGAAACGGGCTGTTGCCCATTGTATGGGACTCGGAGGACCGGTCGGAGACGCTCTCCGCTTACACGCAGATGTATCTCAGGGAAGAGATACAGTCCGAAGCACTGGTGCGCAACCTGCCCGGTTTCGCGCGTTTCCTTCCTGTTGCCGCGCTCTTTCACGGTCAGGTGCTGAACGCCAACAACATTGCCCGGGAAGCGCAGGTGACACGGCCGACAGTGAACAGTTACCTGGACATTCTTGAGGAGACGCTATTGTGCTTCCGATTGCCAGCGTTCGAAGCAAAACTGCGTGTGCGGGAAAGGAAGTTGCCCAAATGGTTCTGGTGCGATCCGGGCATAGTGCGTACCATGAAACACCAGAAGGGACCGGCTGCACCGGAAGAACGTGGTGTACTGTTTGAAGGGTTGGTCGCACAGTTGATCCGGTCGTACAAGGACTACCATGACCTATGCGACGAGTGGTACTACTGGGCGACGGCCATTCAGAACAGGACGGAAGTGGATTTCCTGCTTGAACGCGGAGGCGCGTTTGTGGCCATCGAAGTAAAATCCGGCAGCTCGTTCTCACGTTCCTGGTGCACAGGTTTGAGAGCGGTGGCCGACCTGGTCGGCCTTTGCCGGCGGATCATTGTCTATCCTGAAGGTCCCGAACTACGTACCGAGGACGGGATCGAGGTCCTGCCGTTCTCGGTTTTCTCTAACATGCTGGCTGATGACGATCTGTGGCCGTGA
- a CDS encoding ABC transporter substrate-binding protein — translation MNTVFNVGRTVLATIVSLSILPYGTNTTQAQTITVVSFGGSYSRACEKGYHERFEAETGIKINFEDYNGGLAQIRAQVDVGNVYWDVVDLNVAELVRGCDEGLLVPISIDDFSPGADGTPAVDDFVEGTISECGVTTLFFSTVIAYNDERIGDVKPKTVNDFFDLEKFPGRRGMRRVPRVNLEFALMADGVPLDKVYATLDTEEGIARAFRKLDTIKEHIIWWETGAHPPQLLADGEVVMTTAYNGRIFNAQVLEDQPFVIVWDGQVLDTSGFGIVEGTRNLESALRFFDFAATAESMAGLARYIAYSPTRRSAMPLISTHAETGVDMRPHMPTTPENAARALHNDWEWWSDNGEEMNERFSTWLAR, via the coding sequence ATGAATACGGTTTTCAATGTCGGTAGAACTGTCTTAGCCACTATTGTCTCTCTATCTATTCTGCCTTATGGAACTAACACCACCCAAGCCCAGACGATCACCGTCGTCAGCTTCGGTGGCTCCTACTCCCGTGCCTGTGAGAAGGGCTACCATGAGCGGTTCGAGGCGGAAACGGGTATCAAGATCAACTTCGAGGACTACAACGGCGGGCTGGCGCAGATCCGCGCGCAGGTGGACGTGGGAAACGTATACTGGGACGTAGTAGACCTTAATGTGGCCGAACTCGTCCGGGGTTGCGATGAAGGATTGCTTGTTCCAATCAGCATCGACGATTTTTCTCCGGGTGCCGATGGCACGCCAGCCGTGGATGACTTCGTTGAGGGTACAATCTCGGAATGCGGCGTGACGACCCTTTTCTTTTCGACGGTAATCGCGTACAACGACGAACGCATCGGCGACGTGAAGCCGAAGACCGTCAACGACTTCTTCGACCTGGAGAAGTTCCCGGGCCGCCGGGGCATGCGGCGGGTTCCGCGGGTCAATCTCGAATTCGCGCTGATGGCGGACGGGGTGCCGCTGGACAAGGTGTACGCCACGCTGGACACCGAGGAGGGCATCGCCCGGGCCTTCCGCAAGCTGGATACCATCAAGGAACACATCATATGGTGGGAGACCGGGGCCCATCCGCCGCAGTTGCTGGCTGACGGCGAGGTGGTGATGACCACGGCCTACAACGGGCGCATCTTCAACGCCCAGGTGCTGGAGGATCAGCCTTTTGTCATCGTCTGGGACGGCCAGGTCCTGGATACGAGCGGGTTCGGCATCGTCGAAGGCACGCGCAACCTCGAATCCGCGCTTCGGTTTTTCGACTTCGCCGCCACGGCGGAGTCCATGGCCGGCCTCGCCCGGTACATCGCCTACAGTCCGACGCGCCGTTCCGCCATGCCCCTGATCTCGACCCACGCCGAGACGGGTGTGGACATGAGACCGCACATGCCCACGACTCCGGAGAATGCGGCGCGCGCGCTGCACAACGACTGGGAATGGTGGAGCGACAACGGCGAAGAGATGAACGAGCGTTTCAGCACTTGGTTGGCGAGGTGA